One window from the genome of Bdellovibrio sp. NC01 encodes:
- a CDS encoding AarF/ABC1/UbiB kinase family protein, whose translation MTYALAAHGEAKDIQRDYLDRAEKYFTTVAQIPVQTVEVTNFEEFLKHFRGEWPNTQSVALDLQLIEKDGPRGIVEYHAKSPRIQAQINKYIEWQTEQLKLMGESDKEAAKHLQSADIVSNALALLQDPQGKELAKQWLLQENEALFKDKMQEFNRIGEKIATSEMAKSSDVSLRIVLQTMFSEYFSRLSPASKKLIVSSFLGENLNSSDMQKFEIMVQNSGPQLQKLLQIVARQGDLSPEMIKVFKSLEDAVRPVPYRQVEEILQAEKANYQFLYFERKPLGVGTMAQVHRAKILIDGKRADVVVRFIKPDIEKRVEEDARILKEVAAILDNNEEFAKTGAPKLSPIVNDLTATVTAELSQEDTIARQKLAATRYNKTVLMNTPEYKNYIEFHVPHIYDPKNKESKFMIQEMVIGKKLDKEANAWAELVPELKKGVVEALAKMWGQEVLFGGGFYHSDLHQGNFMVRLTDEKINVAILDYGMGGVISPELQRQVMVLGVGVELKNPELTARGFWSISDKGNNTVTQTQLKSLVAARMKQTLSVEEASIDGWTKWAMLQGLRLPYDFISLNRGIVIVNKLLQDSGSTLSISGMLKSFAIQNPALVYKRLVIEEKLSRADLLKLGLQEIANRIRPQQPVTPTIPVDIPHAGVSLSCEGVFL comes from the coding sequence ATGACCTACGCGTTAGCCGCACACGGTGAAGCCAAAGACATCCAACGCGATTACCTGGATCGCGCCGAAAAATACTTTACGACAGTAGCCCAAATTCCCGTACAAACTGTTGAAGTCACTAATTTCGAAGAATTCCTAAAACATTTCCGTGGTGAATGGCCGAATACTCAAAGCGTTGCTTTGGATTTACAGTTGATCGAAAAAGACGGTCCACGTGGTATCGTCGAATACCATGCTAAAAGCCCTCGTATCCAAGCGCAAATCAATAAATACATTGAATGGCAAACGGAGCAGTTAAAATTAATGGGCGAGTCTGATAAAGAGGCCGCTAAACACTTACAATCTGCTGATATCGTGTCTAATGCGCTGGCCTTGTTGCAAGATCCACAGGGTAAAGAGCTTGCGAAACAGTGGTTGTTGCAAGAAAACGAAGCGCTATTTAAAGATAAGATGCAGGAATTCAATCGCATCGGTGAAAAGATCGCAACTTCGGAAATGGCGAAGTCATCTGATGTGTCCTTAAGAATTGTTTTGCAGACCATGTTTTCAGAATATTTTTCGCGCCTGTCGCCAGCTTCAAAGAAACTGATCGTGTCTTCGTTTTTAGGTGAAAACTTGAATTCTTCAGACATGCAGAAGTTTGAAATCATGGTGCAAAACAGCGGTCCACAATTGCAAAAACTTTTGCAAATCGTGGCTCGTCAGGGAGATTTAAGCCCTGAAATGATCAAGGTTTTCAAAAGTCTTGAAGATGCGGTTCGTCCCGTTCCATACCGTCAAGTGGAAGAAATTCTGCAAGCTGAAAAAGCTAATTATCAGTTCCTATATTTTGAACGCAAACCATTGGGCGTAGGTACGATGGCCCAAGTTCACCGCGCAAAAATCCTTATCGACGGCAAACGTGCAGATGTGGTTGTGCGCTTCATTAAACCAGATATCGAAAAGCGCGTTGAAGAAGATGCCCGTATTCTTAAAGAAGTGGCTGCTATTCTAGATAACAACGAAGAATTCGCAAAAACGGGAGCCCCGAAGCTTTCTCCTATCGTGAATGATCTGACTGCAACAGTAACGGCAGAGCTCAGTCAAGAAGACACAATCGCGCGCCAAAAGCTTGCGGCGACTCGTTACAATAAAACAGTATTGATGAATACTCCCGAGTATAAAAACTATATCGAGTTCCATGTGCCGCACATCTATGATCCAAAAAATAAAGAATCAAAATTCATGATTCAAGAAATGGTCATTGGTAAAAAGCTTGATAAAGAAGCGAATGCTTGGGCTGAGTTGGTTCCTGAATTAAAAAAAGGTGTTGTAGAAGCGTTAGCTAAGATGTGGGGCCAGGAAGTGTTATTCGGCGGCGGATTCTATCACTCGGATCTGCACCAAGGTAACTTCATGGTTCGTCTGACAGATGAAAAGATTAACGTCGCTATTCTGGATTACGGAATGGGCGGTGTGATTTCACCTGAATTGCAACGTCAGGTGATGGTTTTGGGTGTCGGTGTTGAACTGAAGAACCCTGAGCTGACAGCACGCGGTTTCTGGAGCATCAGTGATAAAGGCAATAACACTGTCACACAAACTCAGTTGAAATCATTAGTTGCTGCACGCATGAAACAAACTCTTTCAGTCGAAGAAGCTTCTATCGATGGCTGGACGAAGTGGGCGATGTTACAGGGCTTGCGTTTGCCTTATGACTTTATCAGTTTAAATCGCGGTATCGTGATCGTGAATAAACTTTTGCAAGACAGTGGAAGTACGCTTTCAATTTCAGGAATGCTGAAATCATTTGCGATACAAAATCCTGCACTGGTTTACAAACGCTTGGTAATCGAAGAAAAGCTTTCGCGCGCGGATCTTTTGAAGCTCGGCCTGCAAGAAATTGCAAATCGTATTCGCCCGCAACAACCGGTGACTCCTACAATTCCGGTGGATATTCCACATGCGGGAGTTTCATTAAGCTGTGAAGGTGTGTTCCTATAG
- a CDS encoding MOSC domain-containing protein, whose protein sequence is MRIEELFIYPIKSARGQAVKDMKITHEGPEGDRQWMLIDENGKFVSQRTVPKLATVEVFNDQAALTVGFQKMFFKISKNNSFQRKVKVSVWNDTFEAALEPDLYSQGLSQYLGTNCRLVRYAPYSQRRVLSHQADWKPEVRFSDGRPLLLVNTKSLEDLNGRLRTPVGVDRFRPNIVFQGGQAFEEESWKKIKIGEVVFSLPKKCARCAIITIDQKTGEKTGAEPLKTLASYRRDDKGVNFGVLWIPENEGQIKIGDTLEVLE, encoded by the coding sequence ATGAGAATTGAAGAACTTTTTATCTATCCGATTAAGTCGGCGCGTGGCCAAGCAGTTAAAGACATGAAAATCACCCATGAAGGTCCAGAGGGCGATCGCCAGTGGATGCTGATTGATGAAAATGGAAAGTTCGTTTCGCAAAGAACCGTTCCTAAGCTTGCAACTGTGGAAGTCTTCAATGATCAGGCTGCATTGACTGTGGGTTTTCAAAAGATGTTCTTTAAAATTTCTAAGAACAACTCGTTCCAGCGCAAGGTCAAAGTGTCGGTATGGAATGATACGTTTGAAGCCGCTTTGGAACCAGATCTGTACTCGCAGGGGTTGTCGCAGTACCTAGGGACAAATTGTCGTTTGGTTCGTTATGCGCCTTATTCACAACGCCGCGTGCTTTCTCATCAAGCGGATTGGAAACCTGAAGTGCGTTTTTCTGACGGTCGTCCTTTACTTTTAGTAAATACAAAAAGTTTGGAAGATCTAAATGGCCGCCTGCGAACTCCAGTCGGTGTTGATCGTTTCCGTCCTAATATTGTGTTCCAAGGTGGTCAGGCGTTCGAAGAAGAATCTTGGAAGAAAATCAAAATCGGCGAAGTGGTTTTCTCGTTACCGAAGAAATGCGCGCGTTGTGCGATCATCACTATCGACCAAAAAACCGGAGAAAAAACGGGTGCTGAACCGTTGAAAACTTTGGCGTCGTATCGTCGCGATGACAAGGGCGTAAACTTCGGTGTCTTGTGGATTCCTGAGAACGAAGGACAAATCAAAATTGGCGATACTCTCGAAGTTTTAGAGTAA
- a CDS encoding alpha/beta fold hydrolase gives MTTHRTSLEFTERMAGHFVPKQFNLSAENPLKKNDFVQIESGSNREDFEFTLTIKTNDIDQFITDPLLQAEAFGVISGLSDQEPLKIEQGIFNLFVRPDASPDLDTAKEMHYTLFLKDAQGKPWTFFGFKEVVKEDTFEMWAQTTTLYYYIWEGHSTFDNPIAKKVRGVGILRISVSDFIKQLTTFKTNAASIVDEQEAIVKFLNVFAGNLWQAYAPFVFTTTSSRWNEHLFPMNTTQGVAMGEKTLHPIDTHDGLTISLQRFKVKETKNVVLLLHGLTTSTDMYIMPEHQNFVNYLHSNGFTDVWSLDWRGSGRFTYNLMPHRYNLDDIAKNDIPKALEFIRQSCGKDVKVHVVCHCVGSISFMASLAAGYVDNIASIISNSVSLSPKVRWQAFLKMIFGPELLEYIFGYAYISPRMAYFPGPGFGKWLYWMERGIRHECKEPACHLVSFMWGWGYPAAYNHRNMHPTTHRRLVDLFGGTSFHYYRHIRKMLFAKASVSFDKKINYLEECKKKTLPPTLFISGSDNHIFPGSNKQTYEALKDSKNADRVQYLEFANYGHQDTFMGQYSHIEVFPQLLAFLKKHEVRDAN, from the coding sequence GTGACAACACATCGCACTTCCCTCGAGTTCACAGAGAGAATGGCCGGCCACTTCGTGCCAAAACAATTCAACCTTTCTGCAGAAAATCCCCTTAAGAAAAACGATTTCGTACAGATTGAATCAGGTTCAAATCGAGAAGATTTTGAATTCACTTTGACGATCAAAACCAACGACATCGATCAGTTCATTACCGATCCTCTTTTACAAGCAGAAGCCTTCGGCGTGATTAGTGGACTTTCAGACCAAGAACCTTTGAAAATCGAACAAGGTATTTTCAATCTGTTTGTGCGCCCTGATGCGAGCCCTGATTTAGATACAGCAAAAGAAATGCACTACACCCTATTCTTGAAAGATGCCCAAGGAAAACCGTGGACTTTCTTTGGCTTCAAAGAGGTCGTCAAAGAAGACACCTTTGAGATGTGGGCGCAAACGACAACGCTGTATTATTATATCTGGGAAGGCCATTCGACGTTTGATAATCCCATCGCTAAAAAAGTGCGCGGCGTAGGAATTTTGCGAATTTCAGTCAGCGACTTCATCAAGCAATTAACGACATTTAAAACGAATGCTGCTTCGATCGTCGATGAACAAGAAGCTATCGTAAAATTCTTAAACGTCTTTGCTGGTAATTTGTGGCAGGCCTATGCGCCGTTTGTTTTTACAACCACAAGTTCGCGTTGGAACGAGCATCTATTCCCAATGAATACCACTCAAGGTGTGGCTATGGGGGAAAAGACGTTACATCCCATCGATACCCACGACGGGCTTACGATTTCTTTGCAACGCTTTAAAGTGAAAGAAACGAAAAACGTCGTGCTGCTTTTGCACGGTCTGACAACTTCAACGGACATGTACATCATGCCCGAGCATCAAAACTTTGTGAACTATCTGCATTCGAATGGTTTTACGGATGTATGGTCATTGGATTGGCGTGGAAGTGGCAGATTCACTTACAACTTGATGCCACACCGTTATAACTTAGACGACATCGCAAAGAACGATATTCCGAAAGCTTTGGAGTTCATTCGTCAAAGCTGCGGTAAAGACGTCAAAGTTCACGTGGTCTGCCACTGCGTGGGTTCAATCAGCTTCATGGCGTCGCTTGCTGCGGGTTATGTCGACAATATTGCAAGTATCATTTCAAACAGCGTATCGCTAAGTCCAAAAGTTCGCTGGCAGGCATTTTTAAAGATGATCTTTGGACCCGAACTTCTTGAATACATCTTTGGTTATGCGTACATCAGTCCGCGCATGGCCTACTTCCCGGGGCCGGGGTTTGGTAAATGGTTATACTGGATGGAGCGAGGCATTCGTCACGAATGTAAAGAGCCTGCCTGTCACCTCGTTAGTTTCATGTGGGGTTGGGGTTATCCTGCCGCTTACAACCATCGCAACATGCATCCGACGACTCACCGTCGTTTAGTGGATCTATTTGGTGGCACAAGTTTTCACTATTATCGCCATATTCGAAAAATGCTTTTTGCGAAAGCATCGGTGTCGTTCGATAAAAAAATTAATTACCTTGAAGAGTGTAAAAAGAAAACTCTGCCGCCGACGTTGTTTATCAGTGGCAGCGACAATCACATCTTCCCAGGATCGAACAAACAAACTTATGAAGCTCTAAAAGACAGCAAAAACGCAGACCGCGTACAATATCTTGAATTCGCCAATTACGGCCATCAAGACACATTCATGGGTCAGTATTCACATATCGAAGTGTTCCCACAACTTTTAGCGTTCTTAAAAAAACACGAGGTGCGCGATGCAAATTGA
- a CDS encoding DUF6765 family protein → MQIDFHLGVTYVLARMSGFSPFEANTIASSSQYVDDAVESGKILFTNRSAYEFEASAHRMLDYRNFEELANHHVWIPFHFIPGNEIRSSGADSLVQRLICRPNSVIAQDILKSTITNFNRNFGYHLLGVTTHAYVDTWAHQGFAGITDKVNMVDEIYDDEGELDQEMMTYRKKYFRRNPLRRLVDWIKSFFVSKYLPVGHGSVLSYPDLPYLRWRYKDWEGRIIRRDNPADYMQAVHHVLEFFKEVRKAHNLPLVKVFDEDIAKIKELIESIDDEEGTDRLEKWKNEILCGAFKFGTDVWRYQAEGPESWLKEAFDIEFHEQFEMENVAYKDSFLKSNWKMMHDALIYYRFSVLHEVLPKHEICVA, encoded by the coding sequence ATGCAAATTGATTTCCACTTAGGAGTCACTTACGTCCTTGCCCGCATGAGTGGCTTTAGTCCCTTTGAAGCGAACACCATCGCCAGCAGTTCACAATATGTCGACGACGCTGTTGAGTCAGGAAAGATCTTATTCACAAACAGATCCGCTTATGAATTCGAAGCCAGTGCGCATCGCATGTTAGACTATCGCAATTTTGAAGAGCTTGCGAATCATCACGTGTGGATTCCTTTCCACTTTATTCCCGGCAACGAAATCCGCAGCAGCGGCGCCGATTCCTTGGTGCAAAGGCTGATCTGCCGTCCTAATAGCGTCATCGCTCAAGATATTCTTAAAAGCACAATCACAAACTTTAATCGCAACTTCGGTTATCACCTGCTTGGTGTAACAACGCACGCCTACGTCGATACCTGGGCCCATCAGGGCTTTGCCGGCATCACTGACAAAGTAAATATGGTTGATGAGATCTACGACGACGAAGGCGAACTGGATCAAGAGATGATGACCTATCGCAAGAAATACTTCCGCAGAAATCCACTGCGTCGCCTGGTTGACTGGATCAAATCTTTTTTTGTCAGCAAGTATCTGCCGGTGGGGCACGGTTCGGTCTTAAGTTATCCGGACTTGCCCTACTTGCGTTGGCGCTACAAAGACTGGGAAGGTCGCATCATTCGTCGCGACAACCCGGCCGATTACATGCAAGCCGTCCATCATGTCCTGGAATTCTTTAAAGAGGTTCGCAAAGCGCACAATTTACCGTTGGTAAAAGTTTTCGACGAAGACATTGCAAAAATCAAAGAGCTGATTGAAAGCATCGACGACGAAGAAGGCACGGATCGTTTAGAAAAATGGAAAAACGAAATTCTTTGCGGCGCTTTTAAATTTGGAACCGATGTCTGGAGATATCAAGCGGAAGGCCCAGAGTCCTGGCTGAAAGAAGCCTTCGATATCGAATTCCACGAACAATTTGAAATGGAAAACGTGGCTTACAAGGACTCTTTCTTAAAATCCAACTGGAAGATGATGCACGATGCGCTGATTTATTATCGTTTCAGCGTCCTGCATGAGGTTCTTCCTAAACACGAAATCTGTGTAGCGTAA